The following are encoded in a window of Algiphilus aromaticivorans DG1253 genomic DNA:
- the thiE gene encoding thiamine phosphate synthase: MSVPRGLYAITSAAVCADEARLRAAVTAALQGGAVMIQYRDKQASAPQRQTRAEMLARLCRAAGARFIVNDAPELAAAVGADGVHLGRSDAGVDAARELLGAGAIIGVSCGPDVARVRAGAAAGADYVAVGRLFASTTKPDAPGATLADLRAARAATRLPLCAIGGITPGNAPAVVAAGADLIAAVAGVFDAEDVGAAAAAYTAAFHFPNQKGSPA; this comes from the coding sequence ATGAGCGTGCCGCGCGGCCTCTATGCCATCACCTCGGCCGCCGTCTGCGCCGACGAGGCGCGCCTGCGTGCGGCCGTGACAGCGGCGCTGCAGGGCGGCGCGGTCATGATCCAGTACCGCGACAAGCAGGCGAGCGCGCCGCAGCGCCAGACGCGTGCCGAAATGCTGGCTCGGCTGTGTCGCGCCGCCGGCGCGCGCTTCATCGTCAACGACGCGCCGGAGCTTGCGGCGGCGGTGGGCGCCGACGGCGTGCATCTGGGTCGCTCCGACGCCGGCGTCGATGCCGCGCGCGAGCTGCTGGGCGCGGGCGCGATCATCGGGGTGTCCTGCGGTCCGGATGTGGCGCGCGTGCGCGCCGGCGCGGCGGCCGGTGCCGATTACGTGGCGGTGGGCCGGCTCTTCGCCTCCACCACCAAGCCCGACGCCCCGGGCGCAACGCTGGCCGATCTGCGCGCGGCGCGCGCGGCCACGCGCCTGCCGCTCTGCGCCATCGGCGGCATCACGCCCGGGAACGCGCCCGCGGTGGTGGCCGCCGGCGCCGATCTGATCGCGGCGGTGGCCGGCGTCTTCGACGCCGAGGATGTCGGCGCCGCGGCAGCCGCATACACTGCCGCATTCCATTTCCCGAATCAGAAAGGATCTCCCGCATGA
- the thiD gene encoding bifunctional hydroxymethylpyrimidine kinase/phosphomethylpyrimidine kinase, translated as MNIAPQHPATVLCIAGHDPSGGAGIHADIEACSAFGAHALGALTVLTLQDTDNVHGAQALEADWLNAQIQHLAADCRIDAIKLGVIGSVEQVTVIADWIERLAVPVVLDTVLRAGGGAELAAQPVAQALLARLAPLATVMTPNAAEARLLSGEQSLEAAATRLGETGCAHVLVTGGDERDAAEAVDWHWHAGALRSLHRPRLAQDYHGAGCTLASSIAALLAQGREPATAIDTATAQVHEWLAAPKVIGGGRPSPARTRLTP; from the coding sequence ATGAATATTGCACCGCAACATCCCGCCACGGTGCTCTGCATCGCGGGCCATGATCCCAGCGGCGGCGCGGGTATTCACGCCGACATCGAGGCCTGCAGCGCCTTCGGCGCACACGCTCTGGGGGCGCTCACCGTGCTGACCCTGCAGGACACCGACAATGTCCACGGCGCACAGGCCCTGGAGGCCGACTGGCTGAACGCCCAGATCCAGCATCTGGCCGCGGACTGCCGCATCGATGCCATCAAGCTGGGCGTCATCGGCAGCGTCGAGCAGGTGACCGTCATCGCGGACTGGATCGAGCGGCTGGCGGTGCCTGTGGTACTGGATACGGTGCTGCGCGCCGGCGGCGGCGCCGAGCTGGCCGCCCAGCCGGTGGCGCAGGCGTTGCTGGCCCGGCTGGCGCCGCTGGCGACGGTGATGACGCCCAACGCCGCCGAGGCGCGCCTGCTCTCCGGCGAGCAAAGCCTGGAAGCTGCAGCCACCCGCCTTGGCGAGACCGGCTGCGCGCATGTACTCGTGACCGGCGGCGACGAGCGCGATGCCGCCGAGGCCGTGGACTGGCACTGGCACGCCGGCGCGCTGCGCAGCCTGCACCGGCCACGGCTGGCGCAGGATTACCACGGCGCCGGCTGCACGCTGGCTTCCAGCATCGCCGCGCTGCTGGCCCAGGGCCGCGAGCCGGCCACGGCCATCGACACGGCCACCGCCCAGGTGCACGAATGGCTGGCCGCGCCCAAGGTCATCGGCGGTGGCCGGCCGAGTCCGGCGCGCACACGCTTGACGCCATGA
- the hemL gene encoding glutamate-1-semialdehyde 2,1-aminomutase, protein MSRSESLFERARATIPGGVNSPVRAFRAVGGTPRFIETAEGAWMTDVDGNRYIDYIGSWGPMLLGHGHPDVVQAVQAQAGRGISFGAPTEAEVEMAELIRERVPSMEKLRLNSSGTEATMSAVRLARAASGRDGVLKFEGCYHGHSDSLLVKAGSGALTFGEPSSPGIPADIAKHTRTATYNDLDSVREAFAQNPGAIGCVIVEPVAGNMNMVPPAPGFLEGLRSICDEQGALLIFDEVMTGFRVHPGGAQALYGVTPDLTALGKIVGGGMPVGAFGGRAAVMDMLSPEGPVYQAGTLSGSPLATAAGLATLRAIDDGVHACASEHARRLCEGLQAAARRHKVPFLAQNLGAMFGLYFTNAASISGYQDMVACDGQRFARFFHGMLERGVYFAPSAFEAGFASAAHGQAELDQTLEAADRVFAQLG, encoded by the coding sequence ATGAGTCGTTCCGAGAGCCTTTTCGAGCGCGCCCGCGCCACCATCCCCGGCGGCGTCAACTCGCCGGTACGCGCCTTCCGTGCCGTTGGCGGCACGCCACGCTTCATCGAGACCGCCGAAGGCGCCTGGATGACCGATGTCGACGGCAACCGCTACATCGACTACATCGGCTCCTGGGGGCCGATGCTGCTCGGCCACGGCCACCCCGACGTGGTACAGGCCGTGCAGGCGCAGGCCGGCCGCGGCATCAGCTTCGGCGCCCCCACCGAGGCCGAGGTGGAGATGGCCGAGCTGATCCGCGAACGGGTGCCGAGCATGGAGAAGCTGCGCCTGAACAGCTCGGGCACCGAGGCAACGATGTCGGCGGTACGCCTGGCGCGCGCGGCCAGCGGGCGCGACGGCGTGCTGAAGTTCGAGGGCTGCTATCACGGGCATTCCGACAGCCTGCTGGTCAAGGCTGGCTCCGGCGCGCTGACCTTCGGCGAGCCTTCCTCGCCCGGCATCCCGGCCGACATTGCCAAGCACACGCGCACGGCGACCTACAACGATCTGGACAGCGTGCGCGAGGCCTTCGCCCAGAACCCCGGCGCCATCGGCTGCGTCATCGTCGAGCCGGTGGCCGGCAACATGAACATGGTGCCGCCGGCGCCGGGCTTCCTGGAGGGGCTGCGCAGCATCTGCGACGAGCAGGGCGCGCTGCTGATCTTCGACGAGGTCATGACCGGATTCCGCGTGCATCCCGGCGGCGCCCAGGCGCTCTACGGCGTCACCCCGGATCTCACCGCGCTGGGCAAGATCGTCGGCGGCGGCATGCCGGTGGGCGCCTTCGGCGGGCGCGCCGCCGTGATGGACATGCTCAGCCCGGAAGGTCCGGTCTATCAGGCCGGCACGCTGTCGGGCAGCCCGCTGGCGACTGCCGCCGGCCTGGCAACGCTGCGCGCCATCGACGACGGCGTGCACGCCTGCGCATCCGAGCACGCGCGTCGGCTCTGCGAGGGGCTGCAGGCTGCCGCCAGGCGTCACAAGGTGCCCTTCCTGGCGCAGAATCTGGGTGCGATGTTCGGCCTCTATTTCACCAATGCCGCGTCCATCTCGGGCTACCAGGACATGGTGGCCTGCGACGGACAACGCTTTGCGCGCTTCTTCCACGGCATGCTGGAGCGCGGCGTCTACTTCGCGCCCTCGGCCTTCGAAGCCGGATTCGCCTCGGCCGCCCACGGCCAGGCCGAGCTCGATCAGACCCTGGAAGCTGCCGACCGGGTCTTCGCGCAGCTAGGCTGA
- a CDS encoding DUF3450 domain-containing protein gives MPTALLRRAGVLTAAVLFFHGTLFAQQQDVERSLETQSAAEAAAAASQQRIDALDDETRQLLQRYRDTLREAETLERYNERVARLVDSQASEITDKREQLAGLEETRRSIYPHIEDLLATLERFVRLDMPFLPDERRKRLDELSALMDRANVSVAEKYRRLLEAYQIELEYGRTIEAYEGSLASDNGERSVTFLRVGRVALLYQTRDGAETGYWDAEAETFVRDDAYADAVRRGLRVARNQAAPELLHAPVRLPEASQ, from the coding sequence ATGCCAACAGCACTACTCCGGCGCGCCGGCGTTCTCACGGCGGCCGTGCTCTTTTTTCACGGCACGCTCTTCGCCCAGCAGCAGGATGTCGAGCGCAGCCTTGAGACGCAGTCCGCCGCCGAGGCGGCCGCGGCCGCCTCGCAGCAACGCATCGATGCCCTCGACGACGAAACGCGTCAGCTGTTGCAGCGTTACCGCGACACCTTGCGCGAGGCCGAGACGCTGGAGCGCTATAACGAGCGCGTCGCCAGGCTGGTCGACTCACAGGCATCCGAGATCACCGACAAGCGCGAGCAGCTCGCCGGTCTGGAGGAGACGCGCCGCAGCATCTACCCGCACATCGAGGATCTGCTCGCCACGCTGGAGCGCTTCGTGCGCCTGGACATGCCCTTCCTCCCTGACGAGCGCCGCAAGCGCCTCGACGAGTTGTCCGCGCTGATGGACCGCGCCAACGTCAGTGTCGCCGAGAAGTACCGCCGTCTGCTGGAGGCCTACCAGATTGAGTTGGAATACGGCCGCACCATCGAGGCCTACGAAGGCAGCCTCGCCAGCGACAATGGCGAGCGCAGCGTCACCTTCCTGCGCGTCGGCCGCGTGGCGCTGCTCTACCAGACCCGCGACGGCGCCGAGACCGGCTACTGGGACGCCGAGGCCGAGACCTTCGTGCGCGACGACGCCTACGCCGACGCCGTGCGCCGCGGCCTGCGCGTGGCGCGCAATCAGGCTGCACCGGAGCTGTTGCACGCCCCCGTGCGCCTTCCGGAGGCCAGCCAATGA
- the ftsY gene encoding signal recognition particle-docking protein FtsY gives MSDESLIRRMRAKLNRGDSWLTYDINRLFTSEKLGEDALEEIEMRLLGADAGVEATEWLIDKLRADVQASRVRNAEELRERLCALITEWLQPVEEPLEIPDFIRPYILFVVGINGAGKTTTIGKLAARYKAQGRKVMIAAGDTFRAAATEQLKEWAQRVDVPIVAQREGADPASVIFDAITSADSRGVDLIIADTAGRLHTQSHLMEELRKVKRVIQKHDPYAPHESLLVLDGTQGGNGLAQAVQFHEALGLTGVAVTKLDGTARGGILLALAKRLALPVRYIGIGEGIDDLIPFDAAAFARALVDGAEALEPQR, from the coding sequence ATGAGCGACGAAAGCCTGATCCGGCGCATGCGCGCCAAGCTCAACCGGGGCGACTCCTGGCTGACTTACGACATCAACCGCCTCTTTACCAGCGAGAAACTGGGCGAAGACGCGCTCGAAGAGATCGAGATGCGTCTGCTCGGCGCCGATGCCGGCGTCGAGGCCACCGAATGGCTGATCGACAAGCTGCGCGCGGATGTGCAGGCCAGCCGGGTGCGCAACGCCGAGGAACTGCGCGAGCGGCTGTGCGCACTGATCACCGAATGGCTGCAACCGGTGGAGGAGCCGCTGGAGATTCCGGACTTCATTCGGCCCTACATCCTCTTCGTCGTCGGCATCAACGGCGCCGGCAAGACCACCACCATCGGCAAGCTGGCCGCGCGCTACAAGGCACAGGGTCGCAAGGTCATGATCGCCGCCGGCGACACCTTCCGCGCCGCGGCCACCGAACAACTCAAGGAGTGGGCGCAGCGCGTCGACGTGCCCATCGTCGCGCAGCGCGAAGGCGCCGATCCGGCCAGCGTCATCTTCGACGCCATCACCTCCGCCGACAGCCGCGGCGTCGATCTGATCATCGCCGACACCGCCGGCCGCCTGCACACGCAATCGCATCTGATGGAGGAGCTGCGCAAGGTCAAGCGCGTCATCCAGAAGCACGACCCCTACGCCCCGCACGAGAGCCTGCTGGTGCTGGACGGCACGCAGGGCGGAAACGGCCTGGCGCAGGCCGTGCAATTCCACGAGGCACTGGGCCTGACCGGCGTGGCGGTAACCAAGCTCGACGGCACCGCGCGCGGCGGCATCCTGCTGGCGCTGGCCAAGCGGCTGGCACTGCCGGTGCGCTACATCGGCATCGGCGAGGGCATCGACGATCTCATTCCCTTCGACGCGGCGGCCTTCGCGCGTGCGCTGGTCGACGGCGCCGAGGCCCTGGAGCCCCAGCGCTGA
- a CDS encoding VTT domain-containing protein — protein sequence METLEPLLEAIARYPGWAIAFIAFASFFDALLLLGFLVPSYLLLLGIGALISIDALPLWPTLIAATLGAAAGDALNFWLGRRYLDRWVAHPRMTRFADSVARTRAFFRRRGVLALLVARIVGPTRPIGPMIAGAANMPLLRFGLVLAVSCPLWAALYILPGVAIGASLQLAAEVGTRLVLLLLGTIVLATGLFWLANVVVRLCGFHAERWLHGLLAWSARHRRLGWLPRWLADPRYPETPALLLIALLLLALGWLGLLASWGVARDMPLAMDMLAHRQMTALHTPWGLEIARWIAHLGDTPVMLASATAAIITLLALRRGRAAAHALAALAFGGVIALGLAQGLRVGTPVDYYTGVTARSYGGADLVLTCVVYGLLPLLLARPHGADRNLIYYRMAVTVPGLIVAAQLYLGQQWLSIAAGALGLGVLWMLTLGIGYRRHRIQPVPARRFLPPIAMSFVVAVVVLEPAPLPLPDRKVSEPLTTEQWWAEAWQRLPLARQEGRGSGEPLVLQWRAEAEVRDAALRAAGWSTAPAFAPDSALRTLAASTPTGVLPVPPQPLGLQAPQAMFQHPARTPGTRIILRLWRAPATVDGTPLWLGSLSRLGERRVLGLLRLPYTEAVALPPDDWLAGIPDTRRRWIAAERIPRDSRGPDPGLLLLQTPDASRP from the coding sequence GTGGAAACGCTGGAGCCGCTGCTGGAGGCGATCGCCCGCTATCCGGGATGGGCGATCGCCTTCATCGCCTTCGCGAGCTTCTTCGACGCACTACTGCTGCTCGGCTTTCTGGTACCAAGCTATCTGCTGCTTCTGGGTATCGGGGCGCTGATCTCCATCGATGCGCTGCCGTTGTGGCCAACGCTGATCGCGGCCACGCTCGGAGCAGCGGCCGGCGACGCTCTGAACTTCTGGCTGGGCCGGCGCTATCTGGACCGCTGGGTGGCGCATCCGCGCATGACGCGCTTCGCCGACAGCGTGGCGCGCACGCGCGCCTTCTTTCGGCGCCGCGGCGTGTTGGCGCTTCTCGTCGCCCGTATCGTCGGGCCGACGCGCCCCATCGGGCCGATGATCGCCGGCGCCGCCAACATGCCGCTGCTGCGCTTCGGCCTGGTGCTGGCCGTCTCCTGCCCGCTGTGGGCGGCGCTCTACATCCTGCCCGGCGTGGCCATCGGTGCCTCCCTGCAGCTGGCTGCCGAGGTCGGCACCCGGCTGGTGCTGCTGCTGCTGGGCACGATCGTGCTGGCCACCGGGCTGTTCTGGCTGGCCAACGTCGTGGTCCGCCTCTGCGGCTTCCACGCCGAGCGCTGGCTGCACGGCCTGCTGGCCTGGTCGGCGCGTCACCGGCGGCTGGGCTGGCTGCCGCGCTGGCTGGCCGATCCGCGTTATCCGGAAACCCCGGCGCTGCTGCTGATCGCGCTGCTGCTGCTGGCACTGGGGTGGCTCGGCCTGCTGGCGAGCTGGGGCGTAGCACGCGACATGCCGCTGGCCATGGACATGCTGGCGCACCGACAGATGACAGCGCTGCATACACCCTGGGGCCTGGAGATCGCGCGCTGGATCGCGCACCTGGGGGACACGCCGGTGATGCTCGCCAGCGCCACGGCCGCCATCATCACACTGCTCGCCCTCCGCCGCGGCCGCGCTGCGGCCCATGCCCTGGCAGCGCTGGCCTTCGGCGGGGTCATCGCGCTGGGGCTGGCGCAGGGCTTGCGCGTCGGCACACCGGTCGACTACTACACCGGCGTGACCGCACGCAGTTACGGCGGCGCGGATCTGGTGCTGACCTGCGTGGTCTACGGGCTGCTTCCGCTGCTGCTGGCACGCCCGCACGGTGCCGACCGCAACCTCATCTACTACCGGATGGCCGTTACCGTTCCCGGCCTGATCGTAGCCGCACAGCTCTATCTGGGACAGCAGTGGCTCTCCATCGCCGCCGGCGCGCTGGGCCTCGGCGTGCTCTGGATGCTGACGCTTGGCATCGGTTACCGACGACATCGCATCCAGCCGGTTCCGGCGCGCCGCTTCCTGCCACCGATAGCGATGAGCTTTGTCGTCGCCGTGGTGGTTCTGGAACCGGCACCGCTGCCGCTCCCCGACAGGAAAGTATCCGAGCCGCTGACTACCGAGCAATGGTGGGCCGAGGCGTGGCAACGGCTGCCGCTGGCGCGACAGGAAGGTCGCGGCAGCGGCGAGCCGCTGGTGCTGCAATGGCGCGCCGAGGCCGAGGTGCGCGACGCCGCGCTGCGCGCCGCGGGCTGGTCGACCGCACCGGCGTTCGCGCCCGATAGCGCGCTGCGTACACTCGCCGCCAGCACGCCCACCGGAGTCCTGCCCGTGCCGCCGCAGCCGCTCGGTCTGCAGGCGCCGCAGGCAATGTTCCAGCATCCGGCGCGCACCCCCGGTACGCGCATCATTCTGCGGCTGTGGCGGGCGCCGGCCACGGTGGACGGCACTCCACTGTGGTTGGGCAGCCTGAGTCGCCTCGGCGAGCGGCGCGTGCTGGGGCTGCTGCGACTGCCCTACACTGAGGCGGTGGCGCTGCCGCCCGACGACTGGCTGGCCGGAATCCCGGACACGCGCAGGCGCTGGATCGCGGCAGAGCGCATTCCCCGAGACAGCAGGGGGCCGGACCCCGGCCTGCTGCTGCTGCAGACACCCGACGCATCGAGGCCATGA
- the ftsX gene encoding permease-like cell division protein FtsX yields the protein MSRGSAPRPPAVRRWAAAHAQAAFDSLGRLWRRPLASLLSIAVLGITLALPAALHTLVANLQALGAGWEQGARMSLLLEADAGERRLDELAGELRDRGDIASVRALTAEEALAEFEAHSGLGEAAALLPENPLPATLIVVPEPAEVAALEALHVELGALEGVDEVVLDAQWLQRLAALLQLIEQGVLLFAGALAAAVLVIVGNTIGLEVAARREEIEVMKLIGAPEGFIRRPFLYSGLWYGLIGGLVALLMVGIALMSLDGAVAQLAGTYASDFRLQGPDGGAVLGVLGGGCLLGWLGALAAVTRQLRGIEAV from the coding sequence GTGAGCCGGGGCAGCGCGCCGCGTCCGCCCGCCGTGCGCCGCTGGGCCGCGGCGCACGCGCAGGCGGCCTTCGACAGCCTCGGACGGCTGTGGCGCCGCCCGCTGGCCAGCCTGCTGTCCATCGCTGTGCTCGGCATCACGCTGGCGCTGCCCGCAGCGCTGCACACGCTGGTCGCCAACCTGCAGGCGCTGGGCGCCGGCTGGGAGCAGGGCGCGCGCATGAGCCTGCTGCTGGAAGCCGACGCCGGGGAGCGTCGGCTGGACGAGTTGGCCGGCGAGCTGCGCGACCGAGGCGATATCGCCTCGGTGCGCGCGCTGACCGCCGAAGAAGCCCTGGCCGAGTTCGAGGCGCACTCGGGCCTGGGCGAGGCGGCGGCGCTGCTGCCGGAGAATCCGCTGCCCGCTACGCTGATCGTCGTCCCGGAGCCGGCCGAGGTGGCGGCGCTGGAGGCGCTGCACGTCGAGCTCGGCGCGCTGGAGGGCGTCGATGAGGTCGTGCTCGACGCGCAGTGGCTGCAACGGCTGGCGGCGCTGCTGCAGCTCATCGAGCAGGGCGTGCTGCTCTTCGCCGGCGCGCTGGCCGCGGCGGTGCTGGTCATCGTCGGCAACACCATCGGGCTGGAGGTGGCCGCGCGCCGCGAGGAGATCGAGGTCATGAAGCTGATCGGCGCGCCGGAGGGCTTCATCCGCCGGCCCTTTCTCTACAGCGGACTCTGGTACGGGCTCATCGGCGGCCTGGTCGCGCTGCTGATGGTGGGCATTGCACTGATGAGCCTGGACGGCGCGGTGGCGCAGCTGGCCGGCACCTACGCCAGCGACTTCCGCCTGCAGGGGCCGGACGGCGGCGCCGTCCTCGGCGTGCTGGGTGGTGGCTGCCTGCTCGGCTGGCTGGGTGCCCTGGCCGCAGTGACGCGCCAGCTGCGCGGCATCGAGGCGGTCTGA
- a CDS encoding cell division ATP-binding protein FtsE, producing the protein MPNASDAMIQATGLRHSYPGSGEILGGLDFELARGEMAFLTGASGAGKSTLLKLIAGLERPAGGQLMVGGINLPRLPRRRVAGFRQRVGIVFQQYRLLSDRRVYDNVALPLIIRGMAPREIGRRVRAALDAVDLLNRERAWPLTLSGGEQQRVAIARAIVAKPELLLADEPTGNLDPALSAEIMTLFRRFNEVGVSVLIASHALDLVRSLPCRELALEDGRLREAA; encoded by the coding sequence ATGCCGAACGCCTCCGACGCCATGATCCAGGCCACCGGCCTGCGCCACAGCTACCCGGGCAGCGGCGAGATCCTGGGCGGCCTCGACTTCGAACTGGCGCGCGGCGAGATGGCCTTCCTCACCGGCGCCTCGGGCGCCGGCAAGTCGACGCTGCTCAAGCTCATCGCCGGCCTGGAGCGGCCGGCCGGCGGCCAGCTGATGGTGGGCGGCATCAACCTGCCGCGGCTGCCGCGGCGGCGCGTGGCGGGCTTCCGCCAGCGCGTCGGCATCGTCTTCCAGCAGTACCGGCTGCTCAGCGACCGGCGCGTCTACGACAACGTCGCGCTGCCGCTGATCATCCGCGGCATGGCGCCGCGCGAGATCGGCCGCCGCGTGCGTGCGGCACTGGACGCCGTCGACCTGCTCAATCGCGAGCGCGCCTGGCCGCTGACGCTGTCGGGCGGCGAGCAGCAGCGCGTCGCCATCGCCCGCGCCATTGTCGCCAAGCCCGAGCTGCTGCTGGCCGACGAGCCCACCGGCAACCTGGATCCGGCGCTGTCGGCAGAAATCATGACGCTGTTTCGGCGCTTCAACGAGGTGGGCGTGAGCGTGCTCATCGCCTCGCACGCCCTCGATCTAGTGCGCAGCCTGCCCTGCCGCGAGCTGGCGCTGGAAGACGGTCGCCTGCGGGAGGCGGCGTGA